A window of Polyodon spathula isolate WHYD16114869_AA chromosome 30, ASM1765450v1, whole genome shotgun sequence contains these coding sequences:
- the LOC121302607 gene encoding E3 ubiquitin-protein ligase TRIM17-like: protein MLTYFETQHIPLVSSPTIPHTLFTSCLSARGQLFIMAAAASGETGELQKELICAICLDFFDDPVILQCGHNFCRDCILVHWQENGSNGQGYRCPECRRAFPSMTFTKNYLVRNLVDRLDDLEFFKPKQTKAAVPQAKEEGRCEKHHEELKLFCKTDNKLICVICRESRAHKHHDVAPLPEVIEDLKDDLRCKLTNLNEDKIYCMKVKNEDVDTRLNIQMMKLQLKESIEASVGQLVQFLLDEKDELLAKLDTEEQTALSIVENNIQRLENLITEMEKEITEIQGNLSQPSFEVYKEKRSFFLNS, encoded by the exons atgttaacgtACTTTGAAACGCAGCACATACCTCTAGTCAGCAGTCCCACAATTCCACACACTCTCTTCACTTCCTGTTTGTCAGCACGGGGTCAGTTGTTTATCATGGCTGCAGCGGCTTCGGGAGAGACAGGGGAACTTCAGAAAGAACTGATTTGTGCAATTTGCCTTGACTTTTTTGACGATCCTGTTATTTTACAATGCGGACACAACTTCTGTCGAGATTGCATTCTCGTTCACTGGCAGGAGAATGGCAGCAATGGCCAGGGTTACAGGTGCCCTGAGTGCAGACGG GCCTTTCCCAGCATGACTTTCACCAAGAATTATTTGGTTCGGAACTTGGTGGACAGGCTTGATGACCTGGAATTCTTTAAACCCAAACAAACCAAAGCAGCCGTACCCCAGGCCAAGGAGGAAGGACGATGTGAAAAACACCATGAAGAACTTAAGCTTTTCTGCAAGACAGACAACAAGCTCATTTGTGTGATATGCCGGGAGTCCAGAGCTCACAA gcATCATGATGTTGCCCCTCTGCCTGAGGTTATTGAAGACTTAAAG GATGATCTTCGATGTAAGCTCACTAACCTGAATGAAGATAAAATCTATTGTATGAAAGTGAAGAATGAAGATGTGGACACTCGTTTAAATATTCAG ATGATGAAATTGCAGCTGAAGGAAAGTATTGAGGCCAGTGTTGGACAGCTTGTTCAGTTCCTGCTGGATGAAAAAGACGAACTATTGGCAAAGCTAGATACTGAGGAACAAACAGCGCTCTCTATAGTAGAAAACAACATCCAGAGGCTGGAAAATCTGATAACTGAGATGGAAAAAGAGATCACAGAAATCCAGGGCAATCTCAGTCAGCCGTCTTTTGAG GTGTACAAAGAGAAGAGGtccttctttttaaacagctaa